One genomic segment of Choristoneura fumiferana chromosome Z, NRCan_CFum_1, whole genome shotgun sequence includes these proteins:
- the LOC141431647 gene encoding inactive ubiquitin carboxyl-terminal hydrolase MINDY-4B isoform X5 produces MLPGKRYAPAVLTEERVLYPRNKLSPGAKPCVVGGKPITEAQAIELRVTTFGTASCSPRAEWIRSPIVMRAASQPLGYGLAAPRNGARSLLAGLQAHIIKWLLFDSRPLTKDNKSLEPPETYLRPSEERQEEALWRACSEVIWRCAGGMNIPQGGEAKAVVALPSDIVYVQHSSYYFQDGVTEKLHIFEFNNLEDVQIFVKRFLYLFKTEEGCGALLLLYAAVLSRGCENIKKDLDGKLTYLVSSHVEGSLNVVTLLLTGRATPYLHNGVVYIGDEDHYAMPQFGVLSRSPVGLLVWYGNEDNAKNNVNQQHPGSRLKTPAMPIWVTSCSGHYGVLFNTNRELLRNYHAERRFDIHYYTCGGCHVLLNVDTRSHDDSAGPMRSDDISATPLEKLIHTKWQDAKITWTGPGPHFSDSPN; encoded by the exons ATGCTTCCTGGAAAGCGCTACGCCCCTGCTGTGCTCACTGAAG AACGTGTGTTATATCCACGTAACAAGTTATCGCCTGGTGCGAAACCATGCGTCGTGGGAGGAAAACCAATTACCGAAGCGCAGGCTATT GAACTCCGCGTTACAACTTTTGGCACGGCTTCATGCTCACCGAGAGCGGAATGGATCCGATCACCAATTGTAATGAGAGCAGCCAGTCAGCCGTTAGGTTATGGGTTGGCTGCCCCTCGAAACGGCGCGAGGTCGTTGCTTGCTGGACTTCAGGCCCATATCATCAAGTGGCTATTATTTGACTCCCGGCCTTTAACGAAGGATAATAAGTCCTTAGAACCCCCGGAAAC ATATCTGCGGCCCTCTGAGGAACGTCAGGAGGAAGCTTTGTGGCGAGCTTGTAGTGAGGTGATTTGGCGCTGCGCTGGCGGTATGAATATTCCACAAGGAGGAGAGGCTAAAGCTGTGGTGGCTCTACCGTCAGATATTGTATACGTGCAACACAGTTCGTATTATTTTCAAGATGGTGTAACCGAAAAG CTGCACATTTTTGAATTCAACAACTTGGAGGACGTCCAAATTTTTGTGAAGCGTTTTTTATATTTG TTTAAAACCGAGGAAGGCTGCGGTGCTTTATTATTGTTGTATGCTGCAGTATTGTCCAGAGGCTGTGAAAA CATCAAGAAAGATTTAGACGGGAAATTGACATATTTAGTGTCATCTCATGTGGAAGGATCACTTAATGTGGTCACTTTGCTGCTAACGGGACGAGCCACCCCTTATCTTCACAACGGGGTCGTGTATATTGGCGATGAGGATCATTAT GCGATGCCACAGTTTGGCGTATTATCAAGAAGCCCGGTTGGCCTGCTCGTCTGGTATGGAAACGAAGATAACGCCAAGAATAACGTAAATCAGCAGCATCCCGGATCTAGACTGAAGACGCCAGCTATGCCTATTTGG GTTACTAGTTGTTCTGGACATTATGGAGTCTTGTTCAATACTAATCGAGAATTGCTACGAAATTATCACGCAGAAAGAAG ATTTGATATCCACTATTACACCTGCGGCGGTTGCCATGTTTTGCTGAATGTGGATACTCGCTCTCACGATGACTCAGCAGGACCCATGAGGAGTGATGACATAAGCGCTACTCCCCTTGAGAAACTGATTCATACCAA GTGGCAAGATGCGAAAATCACCTGGACTGGACCGGGTCCTCACTTCAGTGATTCTCCAAACTAA
- the LOC141431647 gene encoding inactive ubiquitin carboxyl-terminal hydrolase MINDY-4B isoform X3: MQSNISKNSNNDDLPITDKILTLVKEKERVLYPRNKLSPGAKPCVVGGKPITEAQAIELRVTTFGTASCSPRAEWIRSPIVMRAASQPLGYGLAAPRNGARSLLAGLQAHIIKWLLFDSRPLTKDNKSLEPPETYLRPSEERQEEALWRACSEVIWRCAGGMNIPQGGEAKAVVALPSDIVYVQHSSYYFQDGVTEKLHIFEFNNLEDVQIFVKRFLYLFKTEEGCGALLLLYAAVLSRGCENIKKDLDGKLTYLVSSHVEGSLNVVTLLLTGRATPYLHNGVVYIGDEDHYAMPQFGVLSRSPVGLLVWYGNEDNAKNNVNQQHPGSRLKTPAMPIWVTSCSGHYGVLFNTNRELLRNYHAERRFDIHYYTCGGCHVLLNVDTRSHDDSAGPMRSDDISATPLEKLIHTKWQDAKITWTGPGPHFSDSPN; this comes from the exons ATGCAGtcaaacatatctaagaactcAAATAATGATGACCTGCCAATAACGGACAAAATCCTTACGCTTGTTAAAGAGAAAG AACGTGTGTTATATCCACGTAACAAGTTATCGCCTGGTGCGAAACCATGCGTCGTGGGAGGAAAACCAATTACCGAAGCGCAGGCTATT GAACTCCGCGTTACAACTTTTGGCACGGCTTCATGCTCACCGAGAGCGGAATGGATCCGATCACCAATTGTAATGAGAGCAGCCAGTCAGCCGTTAGGTTATGGGTTGGCTGCCCCTCGAAACGGCGCGAGGTCGTTGCTTGCTGGACTTCAGGCCCATATCATCAAGTGGCTATTATTTGACTCCCGGCCTTTAACGAAGGATAATAAGTCCTTAGAACCCCCGGAAAC ATATCTGCGGCCCTCTGAGGAACGTCAGGAGGAAGCTTTGTGGCGAGCTTGTAGTGAGGTGATTTGGCGCTGCGCTGGCGGTATGAATATTCCACAAGGAGGAGAGGCTAAAGCTGTGGTGGCTCTACCGTCAGATATTGTATACGTGCAACACAGTTCGTATTATTTTCAAGATGGTGTAACCGAAAAG CTGCACATTTTTGAATTCAACAACTTGGAGGACGTCCAAATTTTTGTGAAGCGTTTTTTATATTTG TTTAAAACCGAGGAAGGCTGCGGTGCTTTATTATTGTTGTATGCTGCAGTATTGTCCAGAGGCTGTGAAAA CATCAAGAAAGATTTAGACGGGAAATTGACATATTTAGTGTCATCTCATGTGGAAGGATCACTTAATGTGGTCACTTTGCTGCTAACGGGACGAGCCACCCCTTATCTTCACAACGGGGTCGTGTATATTGGCGATGAGGATCATTAT GCGATGCCACAGTTTGGCGTATTATCAAGAAGCCCGGTTGGCCTGCTCGTCTGGTATGGAAACGAAGATAACGCCAAGAATAACGTAAATCAGCAGCATCCCGGATCTAGACTGAAGACGCCAGCTATGCCTATTTGG GTTACTAGTTGTTCTGGACATTATGGAGTCTTGTTCAATACTAATCGAGAATTGCTACGAAATTATCACGCAGAAAGAAG ATTTGATATCCACTATTACACCTGCGGCGGTTGCCATGTTTTGCTGAATGTGGATACTCGCTCTCACGATGACTCAGCAGGACCCATGAGGAGTGATGACATAAGCGCTACTCCCCTTGAGAAACTGATTCATACCAA GTGGCAAGATGCGAAAATCACCTGGACTGGACCGGGTCCTCACTTCAGTGATTCTCCAAACTAA
- the LOC141431647 gene encoding inactive ubiquitin carboxyl-terminal hydrolase MINDY-4B isoform X2: MDHLTKYLVYNRIPKSRDNLDYEAVKAQKKDQDKESVDKRLLLLSPQFGRKDEERVLYPRNKLSPGAKPCVVGGKPITEAQAIELRVTTFGTASCSPRAEWIRSPIVMRAASQPLGYGLAAPRNGARSLLAGLQAHIIKWLLFDSRPLTKDNKSLEPPETYLRPSEERQEEALWRACSEVIWRCAGGMNIPQGGEAKAVVALPSDIVYVQHSSYYFQDGVTEKFKTEEGCGALLLLYAAVLSRGCENIKKDLDGKLTYLVSSHVEGSLNVVTLLLTGRATPYLHNGVVYIGDEDHYAMPQFGVLSRSPVGLLVWYGNEDNAKNNVNQQHPGSRLKTPAMPIWVTSCSGHYGVLFNTNRELLRNYHAERRFDIHYYTCGGCHVLLNVDTRSHDDSAGPMRSDDISATPLEKLIHTKWQDAKITWTGPGPHFSDSPN, from the exons ATGGATCACCTGACAAAGTACTTAGTATACAATCGGATACCAAAATCTCGCGACAATTTGGACTACGAAGCAGTTAAGGCGCAGAAAAAAGACCAAGACAAGGAAAGTGTTGATAAAAGACTACTTTTGCTATCACCACAATTCGGAAGAAAAGACGAAG AACGTGTGTTATATCCACGTAACAAGTTATCGCCTGGTGCGAAACCATGCGTCGTGGGAGGAAAACCAATTACCGAAGCGCAGGCTATT GAACTCCGCGTTACAACTTTTGGCACGGCTTCATGCTCACCGAGAGCGGAATGGATCCGATCACCAATTGTAATGAGAGCAGCCAGTCAGCCGTTAGGTTATGGGTTGGCTGCCCCTCGAAACGGCGCGAGGTCGTTGCTTGCTGGACTTCAGGCCCATATCATCAAGTGGCTATTATTTGACTCCCGGCCTTTAACGAAGGATAATAAGTCCTTAGAACCCCCGGAAAC ATATCTGCGGCCCTCTGAGGAACGTCAGGAGGAAGCTTTGTGGCGAGCTTGTAGTGAGGTGATTTGGCGCTGCGCTGGCGGTATGAATATTCCACAAGGAGGAGAGGCTAAAGCTGTGGTGGCTCTACCGTCAGATATTGTATACGTGCAACACAGTTCGTATTATTTTCAAGATGGTGTAACCGAAAAG TTTAAAACCGAGGAAGGCTGCGGTGCTTTATTATTGTTGTATGCTGCAGTATTGTCCAGAGGCTGTGAAAA CATCAAGAAAGATTTAGACGGGAAATTGACATATTTAGTGTCATCTCATGTGGAAGGATCACTTAATGTGGTCACTTTGCTGCTAACGGGACGAGCCACCCCTTATCTTCACAACGGGGTCGTGTATATTGGCGATGAGGATCATTAT GCGATGCCACAGTTTGGCGTATTATCAAGAAGCCCGGTTGGCCTGCTCGTCTGGTATGGAAACGAAGATAACGCCAAGAATAACGTAAATCAGCAGCATCCCGGATCTAGACTGAAGACGCCAGCTATGCCTATTTGG GTTACTAGTTGTTCTGGACATTATGGAGTCTTGTTCAATACTAATCGAGAATTGCTACGAAATTATCACGCAGAAAGAAG ATTTGATATCCACTATTACACCTGCGGCGGTTGCCATGTTTTGCTGAATGTGGATACTCGCTCTCACGATGACTCAGCAGGACCCATGAGGAGTGATGACATAAGCGCTACTCCCCTTGAGAAACTGATTCATACCAA GTGGCAAGATGCGAAAATCACCTGGACTGGACCGGGTCCTCACTTCAGTGATTCTCCAAACTAA
- the LOC141431647 gene encoding inactive ubiquitin carboxyl-terminal hydrolase MINDY-4B isoform X4 → MLRKSALGTSQEEFFERVLYPRNKLSPGAKPCVVGGKPITEAQAIELRVTTFGTASCSPRAEWIRSPIVMRAASQPLGYGLAAPRNGARSLLAGLQAHIIKWLLFDSRPLTKDNKSLEPPETYLRPSEERQEEALWRACSEVIWRCAGGMNIPQGGEAKAVVALPSDIVYVQHSSYYFQDGVTEKLHIFEFNNLEDVQIFVKRFLYLFKTEEGCGALLLLYAAVLSRGCENIKKDLDGKLTYLVSSHVEGSLNVVTLLLTGRATPYLHNGVVYIGDEDHYAMPQFGVLSRSPVGLLVWYGNEDNAKNNVNQQHPGSRLKTPAMPIWVTSCSGHYGVLFNTNRELLRNYHAERRFDIHYYTCGGCHVLLNVDTRSHDDSAGPMRSDDISATPLEKLIHTKWQDAKITWTGPGPHFSDSPN, encoded by the exons ATGCTACGTAAGAGTGCCCTTGGTACTTCACAAGAAGAATTTTTTG AACGTGTGTTATATCCACGTAACAAGTTATCGCCTGGTGCGAAACCATGCGTCGTGGGAGGAAAACCAATTACCGAAGCGCAGGCTATT GAACTCCGCGTTACAACTTTTGGCACGGCTTCATGCTCACCGAGAGCGGAATGGATCCGATCACCAATTGTAATGAGAGCAGCCAGTCAGCCGTTAGGTTATGGGTTGGCTGCCCCTCGAAACGGCGCGAGGTCGTTGCTTGCTGGACTTCAGGCCCATATCATCAAGTGGCTATTATTTGACTCCCGGCCTTTAACGAAGGATAATAAGTCCTTAGAACCCCCGGAAAC ATATCTGCGGCCCTCTGAGGAACGTCAGGAGGAAGCTTTGTGGCGAGCTTGTAGTGAGGTGATTTGGCGCTGCGCTGGCGGTATGAATATTCCACAAGGAGGAGAGGCTAAAGCTGTGGTGGCTCTACCGTCAGATATTGTATACGTGCAACACAGTTCGTATTATTTTCAAGATGGTGTAACCGAAAAG CTGCACATTTTTGAATTCAACAACTTGGAGGACGTCCAAATTTTTGTGAAGCGTTTTTTATATTTG TTTAAAACCGAGGAAGGCTGCGGTGCTTTATTATTGTTGTATGCTGCAGTATTGTCCAGAGGCTGTGAAAA CATCAAGAAAGATTTAGACGGGAAATTGACATATTTAGTGTCATCTCATGTGGAAGGATCACTTAATGTGGTCACTTTGCTGCTAACGGGACGAGCCACCCCTTATCTTCACAACGGGGTCGTGTATATTGGCGATGAGGATCATTAT GCGATGCCACAGTTTGGCGTATTATCAAGAAGCCCGGTTGGCCTGCTCGTCTGGTATGGAAACGAAGATAACGCCAAGAATAACGTAAATCAGCAGCATCCCGGATCTAGACTGAAGACGCCAGCTATGCCTATTTGG GTTACTAGTTGTTCTGGACATTATGGAGTCTTGTTCAATACTAATCGAGAATTGCTACGAAATTATCACGCAGAAAGAAG ATTTGATATCCACTATTACACCTGCGGCGGTTGCCATGTTTTGCTGAATGTGGATACTCGCTCTCACGATGACTCAGCAGGACCCATGAGGAGTGATGACATAAGCGCTACTCCCCTTGAGAAACTGATTCATACCAA GTGGCAAGATGCGAAAATCACCTGGACTGGACCGGGTCCTCACTTCAGTGATTCTCCAAACTAA
- the LOC141431647 gene encoding inactive ubiquitin carboxyl-terminal hydrolase MINDY-4B isoform X1, translating into MDHLTKYLVYNRIPKSRDNLDYEAVKAQKKDQDKESVDKRLLLLSPQFGRKDEERVLYPRNKLSPGAKPCVVGGKPITEAQAIELRVTTFGTASCSPRAEWIRSPIVMRAASQPLGYGLAAPRNGARSLLAGLQAHIIKWLLFDSRPLTKDNKSLEPPETYLRPSEERQEEALWRACSEVIWRCAGGMNIPQGGEAKAVVALPSDIVYVQHSSYYFQDGVTEKLHIFEFNNLEDVQIFVKRFLYLFKTEEGCGALLLLYAAVLSRGCENIKKDLDGKLTYLVSSHVEGSLNVVTLLLTGRATPYLHNGVVYIGDEDHYAMPQFGVLSRSPVGLLVWYGNEDNAKNNVNQQHPGSRLKTPAMPIWVTSCSGHYGVLFNTNRELLRNYHAERRFDIHYYTCGGCHVLLNVDTRSHDDSAGPMRSDDISATPLEKLIHTKWQDAKITWTGPGPHFSDSPN; encoded by the exons ATGGATCACCTGACAAAGTACTTAGTATACAATCGGATACCAAAATCTCGCGACAATTTGGACTACGAAGCAGTTAAGGCGCAGAAAAAAGACCAAGACAAGGAAAGTGTTGATAAAAGACTACTTTTGCTATCACCACAATTCGGAAGAAAAGACGAAG AACGTGTGTTATATCCACGTAACAAGTTATCGCCTGGTGCGAAACCATGCGTCGTGGGAGGAAAACCAATTACCGAAGCGCAGGCTATT GAACTCCGCGTTACAACTTTTGGCACGGCTTCATGCTCACCGAGAGCGGAATGGATCCGATCACCAATTGTAATGAGAGCAGCCAGTCAGCCGTTAGGTTATGGGTTGGCTGCCCCTCGAAACGGCGCGAGGTCGTTGCTTGCTGGACTTCAGGCCCATATCATCAAGTGGCTATTATTTGACTCCCGGCCTTTAACGAAGGATAATAAGTCCTTAGAACCCCCGGAAAC ATATCTGCGGCCCTCTGAGGAACGTCAGGAGGAAGCTTTGTGGCGAGCTTGTAGTGAGGTGATTTGGCGCTGCGCTGGCGGTATGAATATTCCACAAGGAGGAGAGGCTAAAGCTGTGGTGGCTCTACCGTCAGATATTGTATACGTGCAACACAGTTCGTATTATTTTCAAGATGGTGTAACCGAAAAG CTGCACATTTTTGAATTCAACAACTTGGAGGACGTCCAAATTTTTGTGAAGCGTTTTTTATATTTG TTTAAAACCGAGGAAGGCTGCGGTGCTTTATTATTGTTGTATGCTGCAGTATTGTCCAGAGGCTGTGAAAA CATCAAGAAAGATTTAGACGGGAAATTGACATATTTAGTGTCATCTCATGTGGAAGGATCACTTAATGTGGTCACTTTGCTGCTAACGGGACGAGCCACCCCTTATCTTCACAACGGGGTCGTGTATATTGGCGATGAGGATCATTAT GCGATGCCACAGTTTGGCGTATTATCAAGAAGCCCGGTTGGCCTGCTCGTCTGGTATGGAAACGAAGATAACGCCAAGAATAACGTAAATCAGCAGCATCCCGGATCTAGACTGAAGACGCCAGCTATGCCTATTTGG GTTACTAGTTGTTCTGGACATTATGGAGTCTTGTTCAATACTAATCGAGAATTGCTACGAAATTATCACGCAGAAAGAAG ATTTGATATCCACTATTACACCTGCGGCGGTTGCCATGTTTTGCTGAATGTGGATACTCGCTCTCACGATGACTCAGCAGGACCCATGAGGAGTGATGACATAAGCGCTACTCCCCTTGAGAAACTGATTCATACCAA GTGGCAAGATGCGAAAATCACCTGGACTGGACCGGGTCCTCACTTCAGTGATTCTCCAAACTAA